One region of Clavibacter michiganensis subsp. tessellarius genomic DNA includes:
- a CDS encoding aspartate ammonia-lyase, with protein sequence MTPVSPNDDRIPTPDGHPVRTETDSLGSLDVPADAYWGIHTARALENFPISLRPLSVYPEFVVALAQVKQAAARANVQIGVLDARKAKQIDEVCSEIIAGQLHDQFVVGVIQGGAGTSTNMNTNEVIANRALEKAGHALGDYQHMHPLDDVNRSQSTNDTYPTALKVALIHSLLQTLDELDLLRRSFLAKGAQFSQVLKVGRTQLQDAVPMTLGQEFHGFATTLGEDHARLGELVPLLSEINLGATAIGTGITADPNYAAAVRGHLSAITGYTLVTASDLIEATSDAGVFMTLSSTLKRGAIKLSKICNDLRLLSSGPQAGLGEINLPPRQAGSSIMPGKVNPVIPEVVNQVAFSIAGADVTVTMAAEGGQLQLNAFEPVIAHSLLQSLSWLRNAAKTLRVNCIDGITANTERLAAQVESSVGVVTALTPYIGYAASSSLAKTALMTSASIPDLVVEAGLMTRTQVEKILAPDRLSGLEPVTAAMTVITPEMLAAHAAEEGGAVH encoded by the coding sequence ATGACACCAGTGAGCCCGAACGACGACCGCATCCCGACGCCGGACGGCCACCCCGTCCGCACCGAGACCGACAGCCTGGGGAGCCTGGACGTCCCCGCGGACGCCTACTGGGGCATCCACACGGCCCGGGCGCTCGAGAACTTCCCCATCAGCCTCCGGCCGTTGAGCGTCTACCCCGAGTTCGTGGTCGCCCTCGCGCAGGTGAAGCAGGCCGCGGCGCGCGCCAACGTGCAGATCGGCGTGCTGGATGCGCGGAAGGCCAAGCAGATCGACGAGGTCTGCTCCGAGATCATCGCCGGGCAGCTGCACGACCAGTTCGTCGTCGGCGTGATCCAGGGCGGCGCCGGCACGAGCACCAACATGAACACCAACGAGGTCATCGCGAACCGCGCCCTCGAGAAGGCCGGGCACGCGCTCGGCGACTACCAGCACATGCACCCGCTGGACGACGTGAACCGCAGCCAGTCGACGAACGACACGTACCCGACCGCCCTCAAGGTCGCCCTCATCCACTCGCTGCTGCAGACGCTCGACGAGCTCGACCTGCTGCGCCGGTCGTTCCTCGCGAAGGGCGCGCAGTTCTCGCAGGTGCTGAAGGTGGGGCGCACGCAGCTGCAGGACGCCGTGCCCATGACGCTCGGGCAGGAGTTCCACGGCTTCGCCACGACGCTCGGCGAGGACCACGCGCGGCTCGGCGAGCTCGTGCCGCTGCTGTCGGAGATCAACCTCGGCGCGACGGCGATCGGCACGGGCATCACGGCGGATCCGAACTACGCGGCCGCCGTGCGCGGGCACCTCAGCGCCATCACGGGCTACACGCTCGTGACCGCGAGCGACCTCATCGAGGCGACGAGCGACGCGGGCGTCTTCATGACCCTGTCCTCGACGCTCAAGCGCGGCGCCATCAAGCTGTCCAAGATCTGCAACGACCTGCGGCTGCTGTCGTCGGGGCCGCAGGCGGGCCTGGGCGAGATCAACCTGCCGCCGCGGCAAGCCGGGTCGAGCATCATGCCCGGCAAGGTCAACCCGGTGATCCCCGAGGTCGTCAACCAGGTCGCGTTCTCCATCGCGGGCGCCGACGTGACGGTGACCATGGCGGCCGAGGGCGGGCAGCTGCAGCTCAACGCGTTCGAGCCGGTCATCGCGCACTCGCTGCTGCAGTCGCTGAGCTGGCTGCGGAACGCGGCGAAGACGCTGCGGGTGAACTGCATCGACGGGATCACGGCCAACACCGAGCGGCTCGCGGCGCAGGTGGAGTCGTCGGTGGGCGTCGTCACGGCGCTCACGCCGTACATCGGCTACGCGGCCTCCTCCAGCCTCGCGAAGACGGCGCTGATGACGAGTGCGTCGATCCCGGACCTCGTGGTCGAGGCCGGGCTCATGACGCGGACGCAGGTGGAGAAGATCCTCGCGCCCGACCGCCTCTCGGGGCTCGAGCCCGTGACGGCGGCCATGACCGTGATCACGCCGGAGATGCTCGCGGCGCATGCGGCCGAGGAGGGCGGCGCCGTCCACTGA
- a CDS encoding DUF429 domain-containing protein → MRRFLGIDLAWAEGTAARPARETGLACIDGSGRVLDLATARGVDEVVAWIARWDGPGAVAAVDGPLVVANATGSRLAEKEVASRYGRLGISAYPSNRGLPAQGAVALRRRLEDAGWEYDDGSPADRAPDVRTMLECYPYTTLVGAPELGFDGMKPRYKRLAPLLPTAERRPARAAEFRVVLDRVAGLAHADPPLDVSTHPAAAALVADGPAIVERQHKHLEDLLDGLICAWTASYWARHGTARSQVLGATDPVVDELGRRGTIIAPARPHQRAPHDPLHAPAA, encoded by the coding sequence ATGCGCCGCTTCCTCGGGATCGACCTGGCCTGGGCGGAGGGCACCGCCGCCCGCCCGGCGCGCGAGACGGGGCTCGCCTGCATCGACGGATCCGGCCGGGTGCTGGACCTCGCCACCGCCCGCGGCGTCGACGAGGTGGTCGCCTGGATCGCCCGCTGGGACGGCCCCGGAGCGGTCGCCGCGGTCGACGGGCCGCTCGTCGTCGCCAACGCCACGGGCAGCCGCCTCGCGGAGAAGGAGGTCGCGTCGCGGTACGGCCGGCTCGGCATCTCCGCCTACCCGTCGAACAGGGGCCTGCCCGCCCAGGGCGCGGTCGCGCTCCGGCGGCGCCTCGAGGACGCGGGCTGGGAGTACGACGACGGCTCCCCCGCCGACCGCGCCCCCGACGTGCGCACGATGCTCGAGTGCTACCCGTACACGACGCTCGTCGGCGCCCCCGAGCTCGGCTTCGACGGGATGAAGCCGCGGTACAAGCGCCTGGCGCCGCTGCTCCCCACCGCCGAGCGCCGGCCCGCGCGCGCCGCCGAGTTCCGCGTCGTGCTCGACCGCGTCGCGGGGCTGGCGCACGCGGATCCGCCCCTCGACGTGTCCACGCATCCCGCCGCCGCCGCCCTCGTCGCCGACGGCCCCGCGATCGTCGAGCGGCAGCACAAGCACCTCGAGGACCTCCTCGACGGGCTCATCTGCGCCTGGACCGCCTCCTACTGGGCGCGCCACGGCACCGCCCGCTCGCAGGTGCTCGGCGCGACCGACCCGGTGGTCGACGAGCTCGGGCGGCGCGGCACGATCATCGCGCCGGCCCGCCCGCACCAGCGGGCGCCGC
- a CDS encoding ATP-dependent DNA ligase encodes MAGAKQQVEVEGRRITLSNLDKVLYPATGTTKGDVIAYYAAIAPHMLPHLRDRPVTRKRWVDGVGTDEHPGKMFFQKDLDAHTPEWVLRRAIQHRDHANDYPLANDVATLTWLGQVAALELHVPQWRFGRTGDERRPDRLVLDLDPGPGAGLPECVEVATAARAILRDMGLEPYPVTSGSKGIHLYAALDGSHDADAISQVAHELARALEADHPDLVVSDMRKALRQGKVLVDWSQNNPNKTTVAPYSLRGRSRPTVAVPRTWRELASPTLRHLEMDEVVARMRRRADPLAPVEEGHRESLEPTPERLASFARKEPDAADDRLATYRSKRDAAKTSEPVPADAPAPSEGRSFVIQEHHARALHWDFRLEHDGVLVSWALPKGVPTEHGTNHLAVQTEDHPVEYGSFEGTIPAGEYGGGEVTIWDAGTYELEKWRDGKEVIATLHGRGAGTGIDGPRRYALIHTGGHGKADANWLIHLMEPADAPAKAHARPARAAGLAKAGGRTRVGARRKGGAASAPAPMLATAATGAGLDPDGEWAVEMKWDGYRAIAVVADGRATITSRNGVDLTAAFPELAELPDALDVDDAVLDGEIVVLGDGGRPDFGLLQTRLGLTGEKDVARARRSAPVHLMLFDALAIGDRVLVEEPYRERRAALLDAVRSPGRGRIQVPPAFDGDLDGALATSRELGLEGVVAKRVDAPYESGRRSSAWIKVKHHRAQEVVVGGWRPGSGSRASGVGSLLVGVPGPDGLEYAGRVGTGFSERDLADALRRFRPLARKTSPFADVPAADARDARWITPRLVGEVEFAEWTSTGRLRQASWRGWRHDKSPDEVVRED; translated from the coding sequence ATGGCGGGCGCGAAGCAGCAGGTGGAGGTCGAGGGACGGCGGATCACGCTGTCGAACCTCGACAAGGTGCTGTATCCCGCGACGGGCACGACCAAGGGCGACGTCATCGCGTACTACGCCGCCATCGCGCCGCACATGCTGCCGCACCTCCGCGACCGTCCCGTCACCCGCAAGCGCTGGGTCGACGGCGTCGGCACCGACGAGCACCCGGGGAAGATGTTCTTCCAGAAGGACCTCGACGCGCACACGCCCGAGTGGGTGCTGCGACGGGCGATCCAGCACCGCGACCACGCGAACGACTACCCGCTGGCGAACGACGTCGCGACCCTCACCTGGCTCGGCCAGGTCGCGGCGCTCGAGCTGCACGTGCCGCAGTGGCGGTTCGGCCGCACGGGCGACGAGCGACGGCCCGACCGGCTCGTGCTCGACCTCGACCCGGGTCCCGGCGCCGGGCTCCCCGAGTGCGTGGAGGTCGCGACGGCGGCCCGCGCGATCCTCCGCGACATGGGCCTCGAGCCGTACCCGGTGACGAGCGGGTCCAAGGGCATCCACCTCTACGCGGCGCTCGACGGCAGCCACGACGCGGACGCGATCTCCCAGGTGGCGCACGAGCTCGCCCGCGCCCTGGAGGCGGACCACCCGGACCTCGTGGTGAGCGACATGAGGAAGGCCCTGCGGCAGGGCAAGGTCCTCGTCGACTGGAGCCAGAACAACCCGAACAAGACGACCGTCGCGCCGTACTCGCTCCGCGGCCGATCCCGGCCGACCGTCGCGGTGCCGCGCACCTGGCGCGAGCTCGCGTCGCCGACCCTGCGGCACCTGGAGATGGACGAGGTGGTCGCGCGGATGCGGAGGCGCGCGGATCCGCTCGCACCCGTGGAGGAGGGCCACCGCGAGAGCCTGGAGCCGACGCCCGAGCGGCTCGCGTCCTTCGCGCGGAAGGAGCCCGACGCCGCCGACGACCGCCTCGCGACCTACCGGTCCAAGCGCGACGCCGCCAAGACGAGCGAGCCGGTCCCCGCCGACGCGCCCGCGCCGTCCGAGGGCCGCTCCTTCGTGATCCAGGAGCACCACGCCCGCGCGCTGCACTGGGACTTCCGGCTGGAGCACGACGGCGTGCTCGTGAGCTGGGCCCTCCCCAAGGGCGTCCCCACGGAGCACGGCACGAACCACCTCGCGGTGCAGACGGAGGACCACCCCGTGGAGTACGGGTCCTTCGAGGGCACCATCCCCGCGGGCGAGTACGGCGGCGGCGAGGTGACCATCTGGGACGCGGGCACCTACGAGCTGGAGAAGTGGCGCGACGGGAAGGAGGTCATCGCGACGCTGCACGGCCGGGGCGCGGGCACCGGCATCGACGGGCCCCGGCGGTACGCGCTCATCCACACGGGCGGTCACGGCAAGGCCGACGCGAACTGGCTGATCCACCTCATGGAGCCCGCCGACGCCCCCGCGAAGGCGCACGCGAGGCCGGCCCGCGCGGCGGGGCTCGCGAAGGCGGGCGGGCGCACGCGCGTCGGCGCGCGGCGGAAGGGCGGCGCCGCATCCGCCCCCGCACCCATGCTCGCGACGGCCGCGACCGGCGCCGGCCTCGACCCCGACGGGGAGTGGGCCGTCGAGATGAAGTGGGACGGCTACCGCGCGATCGCCGTCGTCGCGGACGGCCGGGCCACGATCACGAGCCGCAACGGCGTCGACCTCACGGCCGCCTTCCCCGAGCTCGCCGAGCTGCCCGACGCGCTGGACGTGGACGACGCGGTGCTCGACGGCGAGATCGTGGTGCTCGGCGACGGCGGCCGCCCCGACTTCGGCCTCCTGCAGACGCGCCTGGGCCTCACGGGCGAGAAGGACGTCGCGCGCGCCCGGAGGTCCGCGCCCGTGCACCTCATGCTCTTCGACGCGCTCGCGATCGGCGACCGCGTGCTCGTCGAGGAGCCCTACCGGGAGCGCCGCGCCGCGCTCCTCGACGCCGTGCGGTCGCCGGGCCGCGGCCGGATCCAGGTGCCGCCCGCCTTCGACGGCGACCTCGACGGGGCGCTCGCCACCAGCCGCGAGCTCGGCCTCGAGGGCGTCGTCGCCAAGCGCGTCGACGCGCCCTACGAGTCGGGCCGCCGCTCCAGCGCGTGGATCAAGGTCAAGCACCACCGGGCGCAGGAGGTCGTCGTCGGCGGCTGGCGCCCCGGATCCGGCAGCCGCGCGTCCGGCGTCGGCTCCCTGCTGGTCGGGGTCCCCGGCCCCGACGGCCTCGAGTACGCGGGCCGCGTGGGCACGGGCTTCAGCGAGCGCGACCTCGCCGACGCCCTCCGCCGCTTCCGCCCGCTCGCGCGGAAGACGAGCCCGTTCGCGGACGTGCCCGCGGCCGACGCCCGCGACGCGCGCTGGATCACGCCGCGCCTCGTCGGCGAGGTCGAGTTCGCCGAGTGGACCTCGACGGGCCGCCTCCGCCAGGCGTCCTGGCGGGGCTGGCGGCACGACAAGTCGCCCGACGAGGTCGTCCGCGAGGACTGA
- a CDS encoding fumarylacetoacetate hydrolase family protein: protein MKFAHLLADDGVTPRLAAIVSEGQALFLDEVLDDSPRDLQDLIERGDDEMARIRATVERAVASRTSTTPVDGLTHASAVLRPPAVYAVGLNYSAHAEELNITSASAPTVFALWPNSLSGHEGTTSWPRSLSEEVDYEVELGVIIGRAARDVSEADALDHVFGYTVVNDITARNLQFSEQQWSRCKSFDGFSPTGPVVVTRDEVPDPQDLRITTVLDGETVQDGRTSGMVRTVARLVSYLSTSSTLQPGTLISTGTTSGAGYSRDPQIFLKDGSTVTVSVEGVGSLTTHTRIL, encoded by the coding sequence ATGAAGTTCGCCCACCTGCTCGCCGACGACGGCGTGACCCCCCGACTGGCCGCGATCGTCTCGGAGGGCCAGGCGCTCTTCCTCGACGAGGTGCTCGACGACTCGCCCCGCGACCTCCAGGACCTCATCGAGCGCGGCGACGACGAGATGGCGCGCATCCGCGCCACCGTCGAGCGCGCCGTCGCGAGCCGCACCAGCACCACGCCGGTCGACGGCCTCACGCACGCCTCCGCCGTGCTCCGCCCGCCGGCCGTCTACGCCGTGGGCCTCAACTACTCCGCGCACGCCGAGGAGCTCAACATCACGAGCGCCTCCGCCCCCACCGTCTTCGCGCTCTGGCCCAACTCGCTCTCGGGCCACGAGGGCACCACGAGCTGGCCGCGCTCGCTCAGCGAGGAGGTCGACTACGAGGTCGAGCTCGGCGTGATCATCGGCCGCGCCGCCCGCGACGTGTCCGAGGCCGACGCGCTCGACCACGTCTTCGGCTACACGGTCGTCAACGACATCACGGCCCGCAACCTGCAGTTCTCCGAGCAGCAATGGAGCCGCTGCAAGAGCTTCGACGGCTTCTCCCCCACGGGACCCGTCGTCGTCACGCGCGACGAGGTGCCGGACCCGCAGGACCTCCGCATCACGACGGTCCTCGACGGCGAGACGGTGCAGGACGGCCGCACGAGCGGCATGGTCCGCACGGTCGCGCGCCTCGTCTCGTACCTCTCCACCTCGTCCACGCTGCAGCCGGGCACGCTCATCTCCACGGGCACGACGAGCGGCGCCGGGTACTCGCGCGACCCGCAGATCTTCCTCAAGGACGGCAGCACGGTCACGGTGTCGGTCGAGGGCGTGGGCTCGCTCACGACGCACACGCGCATCCTCTGA